TTTGTTGGAGGTAGGGGCGGAGCCACGTGAGGCCCAGTAGGGGCAACTGCCCCCACTtagctagatttttttttaaaaaatttattttttacaatgatttattattagacataaaaatattatattatattttactattagaaataaaaaaaagtaagtatGGAAGAAAGTAAGTATATAATGGTCCAGTAGTAACCATCacaacattttttataatttgctcataattttatttttttacaatgatgatgcaaataaaactaagtattgaagaaaattatgaagcaaagaaaacaagtatggaggaaatttatattgaagaaaatgaacaaattaacaaagcaaGAATTAAGTAAATTGATGTTGCACAATTTTCTATGGATCCCAAGCTAAGaattacaatattaattttcaagaCCAAATTAGAAGAGCCTACTTGCAAAGAGGTTTGTATCAGTCTCAAAATCAAGACGATTCATTATAACTTGGTTTAATGAATTTGGTGATTGGTTGGAATATAGTATAAGGAAATATGTCGTATTTTGCTTATAtcgttatctttttaaaacaaataatgaagaacaaggaaattgtgattcttttgtgaaagaatgatttaataattaaaaaaaaaagaagaagatagatTTTAAGTTCATATTGGAGATGCTGATAGTGCACACAGTTAAGCTCGAAACAACTGTGAAACtttaatgaatcaagagcaaaatattAAGACAGTTTTCATCAAGCAATTAGAATAAATATTGTATGATTATCGAATTCGTCTGAATgtatcaattgattgtgttcgGCTTCTTCTAGGACAATAACTAACCTTTCACCcataatgaatttaaaaattcaaataatcaagataattttcttaaataattataatttataatatgaaaagttataagaaataattataattttttttattttactattatcattataattttattttattattattattttttatatcactGAATTAAAATTCTGATTCCATCCCTGGTTGGAGGCGGTCATTTAGATTAGCAGAGCAGAGCTAACTCATATTTCTTTCAATGGTGGGTCCACTTGCTCTTTCCCCCGATGACATCGCATAATTTGTAATTTTCCCACCATCCAAACAAACTCTCCACACGCATCTTGATCTTGGTGTAGGAGATTACATCTTTCGTCTGTTTAAGCATTTAATTCGGCGATGCCCTGCCACCAATTTCACCAAGGGTGCGGCCCAACGCCCCATCATCCCACAGTCTTTTGTATTTCGTGGGTTCCACCATTCGATGACCAAGATATTAAAAATGGTctgtttaaaatatataatttcgTATCTATTAAgcaatatacatattatatataatcgattaataCTAAATACTaaacacatataaataaatcacATTTCAAAAATGATCAAACAAGAAGTCCTCCCAAATCATTGATAATTCTTGAAATAAATAGTTACTTTCAGACTGTAGAAACTTCATGAGATTTGCTATTGTTTATCAGCATTAGTATGTTAAAGAGTAATAGGGtaatttaaattgattattataaataataatgtaaGATGAAAAGCAGCTTAAATtaccaaataattttattatatttgttctATTATAGTATTAGAAAGAATGGagatttcttttccttctttagGCATTATAAAAAGTTTTGGAGTGTTACTAAATTAAGATGATATTGGTTGGTTAActatatgttatgttatgacTAGCAATTTTATATGTAATCACTCTACCTTAATTATAACttggtataaataatatttatttgaaaacacttatttttaatatatataaaaggatttttatttgatattccATGCTAATCttttttctgtattttattatcttatattttatgGAATTCCTGTAAGGATTGAGAAATACTGTGTTTTCTCTATTAATATTGGCTCTAACAACTAATCTCATTGTAGTTGGGACCAGGCTGTGCCACAGCCAACCCCCAAGGGAGTAGGCCAAACCCCAGCCCACAGAATCAAGAGTTGGATTGCTTGGTCTGTACTGTACCGAAGATTGTGTGGTATATTAAATGAAGTCAGTTCTTCAACTGCATTATGATATGAAAATGTGAGAAGTATAAGTGTTGTCTGCCCCATTGGCTAACAAATTGGAGTACATAGCGTAGCAGCATGTGTGTATATGGGAGAGTAGTGCCAACTGAATCAAGAAATAAttgcttaatttttatttcaaaaaattcagaCTGATTGATTTACACATCAAATTAAACGAGGGAGTCTTTGGCTGATTTCTTCACCTCATGATGATGCCCATCTTTCTCTTGCCCCACCAAAAGTGCCGCCGCCTCCTTCTCCTTAACCTGAAAAATCCAACTCAAAACCATCATAAATTCACAAGGACATTACTTTCACATTTTAAACCCTTAGCCCTTAATTTTGAGGGTGGGGTACCTGAGAGGCAGCAGAGAGGTCCCCTAGTTGcttctttttgttctcttgGGTGCAAAAATAAGAGTAGACGAGCATTCCAAGGATGGCCACCAGTATGCCAATGATGTTTCTGTATGTGAATGGGTCATGCAACAATGTATACCCGAATGCAAGCACAAGGCATGTCTTTAGATGGCCCAACACTTGATATGTCACTGGTGATGTCTTCCCAATCACCAGAAATGTGCTGAAATTCACTGATACTGCTATCAAGCATGACAGGATGATGAATCCCTGCATTATATAAGTAAATCATTCACCGTAGGTACTCAATTCACAAGGACAAAATATGGGTAATGATTGTTTGTGGGTTGTCATcaacaaaaagttaaaaaaagataagaaaacgTACCAACACAATAGTAGAGTATCTGTATGCAAAGACATTTTGCTTGGTGAGGCACTTGTCCACCAAGGGGCCGGAGACAAAGAGAATGGCAGCTTGAAATGGCGCAGACTGATACAGCAACTGGGTGGAAGACACATTCAGCCTCTTTTGTATTGTGTTTGTCAgctaaatatattaattaggGATTAAGCAAAGACTAAAATTGATGATGAGCCACTAGTTGTAATGAATTTTAAGGACAAATAATTAACAAGAAAAGTAATAATGGAAGGAGACAATAATTATAGAAAAAGGATACAATTTGGCCAACACAGGTTGTGACTATGGCTAGAAGAGAAAGGATTGTGCCCACAAAATTGAGTTGAAGATCAGTCACAGAAGCGATGCCAACTCCGACAAGtaagagtaagagagagaatttaatattttggctgcattaattaattaaccacTCTCGGTAATCAATTTCAGCTGAAAATACtagtaattattaataaaaggtTTCTCAAAGTAGTTAATGAACCTGAATTGctttttcaagaaaatggtTTCCAGCAGTACAGTGAAGGGTAT
This genomic stretch from Diospyros lotus cultivar Yz01 chromosome 1, ASM1463336v1, whole genome shotgun sequence harbors:
- the LOC127797074 gene encoding UDP-xylose transporter 1, producing the protein MGEMASGGFQLGVIGALFLSVASSVSIVICNKALMSNLGFPFATTLTSWHLMVTYCTLHVAHRLNFFENKPIDLKTVILFGILNGVSIGFLNLSLGFNSIGFYQMTKLAIIPFTVLLETIFLKKQFSQNIKFSLLLLLVGVGIASVTDLQLNFVGTILSLLAIVTTCVGQILTNTIQKRLNVSSTQLLYQSAPFQAAILFVSGPLVDKCLTKQNVFAYRYSTIVLGFIILSCLIAVSVNFSTFLVIGKTSPVTYQVLGHLKTCLVLAFGYTLLHDPFTYRNIIGILVAILGMLVYSYFCTQENKKKQLGDLSAASQVKEKEAAALLVGQEKDGHHHEVKKSAKDSLV